A genomic region of Octopus sinensis linkage group LG2, ASM634580v1, whole genome shotgun sequence contains the following coding sequences:
- the LOC118761167 gene encoding probable transcription-associated protein 1 isoform X2, which translates to MLTAQGHTITITTTTTTTTTTTTTTTTTTTTAAAAATTTTTTTTTTTTTTGLLNSSNRFNHTTTPTSHAKSLFSSKPPQPLPLSPPSSSSLPLYSLITFATLSQTQSSRPPPVPSLSSLSSLLSSALLLLSSASSPQSLVSSLSLSLPLFSSFSTLPKLRLSFFLSCFSSLPLSFTKFFPTIIPMLTVQSPLLQQLLLQEQKLLILLRLLLLLSLLTIESISQYLLTIPFQLEKQLLLTPLSLSSSSSSSSLLLLLSLLLVLLLLPPLLLLRLLPPSPSFSPSRSSPQSELLLAQSTSLSSSSSTFASTLSLLLLVSSTLSHQNSVVPFETLLTKTLLYYYYYYYYYYYYYYYYYYYYYYYYY; encoded by the exons ATGTTGACGGCACAAGGACATACCATAACAATAac tactactactactactactactactactactactactactactactactactactactgctgctgctgctgctactactactactactactactactactactactactactactggtctACTAAACTCTTCTAACAGATTCAATcatacaacaacaccaacatctcATGCAAAATCATTATTCTCAtcaaaaccaccacaaccactaccactatcaccgccatcttcatcttcattgcCGTTGTATTCTCTAATTACATTTGCAACTTTATCACAAACACAATCCTCCCGgccaccaccagtaccatcactatcatcgttatcatcactactatcatccgcattattattattatcatcagcctCATCCCCACAATCACTCGTATCCTCATTGTCGTTGTCCTTACCTTTGTTTTCGTCCTTTTCAACGTTACCAAAACTACGTCTGTCATTCTTCCTCTCCTGCTTTTCCTCCCTACCTTTGTCATTTACAAAATTCTTCCCAACAATAATTCCAATGCTCACTGTACAATCACCCCTGTTACAACAACTACTGCTACAAGAACAAAAATTATTAATCTTATTACGACTATTATTGCTACTATCATTATTAACAATAGAATCTATATCACAGTATTTACTAACTATACCATTTCAACTTGAAAAACAACTATTACtaacaccattatcattatcatcatcatcatcatcatcttcattattattattattatcattattattagtattattattattaccaccactgcTATTGCTGCGGCTACTGCCACCCTCGCCTTCATTTTCACCGTCACGGTCATCTCCACAATCAGAATTATTGTTAGCacaatcaacatcattatcatcatcgtcatcaacatttgCATCAACATTATCGTTATTACTCTTAGTATCATCTACACTATCCCATCAAAATTCAGTAGTACCATTTGAAACTCTTCTTACTAAAActctactatactactactactactactactactactactactactactactactactactactactactactactactactactaa
- the LOC118761167 gene encoding putative GPI-anchored protein pfl2 isoform X3, with the protein MLTAQGHTITITTTTTAAAAATTTTTTTTTTTTTTGLLNSSNRFNHTTTPTSHAKSLFSSKPPQPLPLSPPSSSSLPLYSLITFATLSQTQSSRPPPVPSLSSLSSLLSSALLLLSSASSPQSLVSSLSLSLPLFSSFSTLPKLRLSFFLSCFSSLPLSFTKFFPTIIPMLTVQSPLLQQLLLQEQKLLILLRLLLLLSLLTIESISQYLLTIPFQLEKQLLLTPLSLSSSSSSSSLLLLLSLLLVLLLLPPLLLLRLLPPSPSFSPSRSSPQSELLLAQSTSLSSSSSTFASTLSLLLLVSSTLSHQNSVVPFETLLTKTLLYYYYYYYYYYYYYYYYYYYYYYYYY; encoded by the exons ATGTTGACGGCACAAGGACATACCATAACAATA actactactactactgctgctgctgctgctactactactactactactactactactactactactactactggtctACTAAACTCTTCTAACAGATTCAATcatacaacaacaccaacatctcATGCAAAATCATTATTCTCAtcaaaaccaccacaaccactaccactatcaccgccatcttcatcttcattgcCGTTGTATTCTCTAATTACATTTGCAACTTTATCACAAACACAATCCTCCCGgccaccaccagtaccatcactatcatcgttatcatcactactatcatccgcattattattattatcatcagcctCATCCCCACAATCACTCGTATCCTCATTGTCGTTGTCCTTACCTTTGTTTTCGTCCTTTTCAACGTTACCAAAACTACGTCTGTCATTCTTCCTCTCCTGCTTTTCCTCCCTACCTTTGTCATTTACAAAATTCTTCCCAACAATAATTCCAATGCTCACTGTACAATCACCCCTGTTACAACAACTACTGCTACAAGAACAAAAATTATTAATCTTATTACGACTATTATTGCTACTATCATTATTAACAATAGAATCTATATCACAGTATTTACTAACTATACCATTTCAACTTGAAAAACAACTATTACtaacaccattatcattatcatcatcatcatcatcatcttcattattattattattatcattattattagtattattattattaccaccactgcTATTGCTGCGGCTACTGCCACCCTCGCCTTCATTTTCACCGTCACGGTCATCTCCACAATCAGAATTATTGTTAGCacaatcaacatcattatcatcatcgtcatcaacatttgCATCAACATTATCGTTATTACTCTTAGTATCATCTACACTATCCCATCAAAATTCAGTAGTACCATTTGAAACTCTTCTTACTAAAActctactatactactactactactactactactactactactactactactactactactactactactactactactactactaa
- the LOC118761167 gene encoding serine/threonine-protein kinase phg2-like isoform X1, whose protein sequence is MNREQRKRIGPTTAKRHRPSAAGCTTAFTTTTTTTTTTTTTTTTTTTTTTTTGLLNSSNRFNHTTTPTSHAKSLFSSKPPQPLPLSPPSSSSLPLYSLITFATLSQTQSSRPPPVPSLSSLSSLLSSALLLLSSASSPQSLVSSLSLSLPLFSSFSTLPKLRLSFFLSCFSSLPLSFTKFFPTIIPMLTVQSPLLQQLLLQEQKLLILLRLLLLLSLLTIESISQYLLTIPFQLEKQLLLTPLSLSSSSSSSSLLLLLSLLLVLLLLPPLLLLRLLPPSPSFSPSRSSPQSELLLAQSTSLSSSSSTFASTLSLLLLVSSTLSHQNSVVPFETLLTKTLLYYYYYYYYYYYYYYYYYYYYYYYYY, encoded by the exons ATGAACAGAGAGCAGAGGAAGAGAATCGGCCCGACTACCGCCAAAAGACATCGTCCAAGTGCGGCCGGCTGTACCAcggcttttactactactactactactactactacta ctactactactactactactactactactactactactactactggtctACTAAACTCTTCTAACAGATTCAATcatacaacaacaccaacatctcATGCAAAATCATTATTCTCAtcaaaaccaccacaaccactaccactatcaccgccatcttcatcttcattgcCGTTGTATTCTCTAATTACATTTGCAACTTTATCACAAACACAATCCTCCCGgccaccaccagtaccatcactatcatcgttatcatcactactatcatccgcattattattattatcatcagcctCATCCCCACAATCACTCGTATCCTCATTGTCGTTGTCCTTACCTTTGTTTTCGTCCTTTTCAACGTTACCAAAACTACGTCTGTCATTCTTCCTCTCCTGCTTTTCCTCCCTACCTTTGTCATTTACAAAATTCTTCCCAACAATAATTCCAATGCTCACTGTACAATCACCCCTGTTACAACAACTACTGCTACAAGAACAAAAATTATTAATCTTATTACGACTATTATTGCTACTATCATTATTAACAATAGAATCTATATCACAGTATTTACTAACTATACCATTTCAACTTGAAAAACAACTATTACtaacaccattatcattatcatcatcatcatcatcatcttcattattattattattatcattattattagtattattattattaccaccactgcTATTGCTGCGGCTACTGCCACCCTCGCCTTCATTTTCACCGTCACGGTCATCTCCACAATCAGAATTATTGTTAGCacaatcaacatcattatcatcatcgtcatcaacatttgCATCAACATTATCGTTATTACTCTTAGTATCATCTACACTATCCCATCAAAATTCAGTAGTACCATTTGAAACTCTTCTTACTAAAActctactatactactactactactactactactactactactactactactactactactactactactactactactactactaa